In Haemorhous mexicanus isolate bHaeMex1 chromosome 21, bHaeMex1.pri, whole genome shotgun sequence, the following proteins share a genomic window:
- the DYNC2I2 gene encoding cytoplasmic dynein 2 intermediate chain 2, with translation MFADRTAPGADVQSLWRSARSARCEAKTCQTGKISTAEATTQSHTARDAAVQTEQSKDAVQDFQQEVQVDYIGLLSFLQRVEDAVIKELNKNWKSHAFDGFEVNWTDQDETVLCLHTLSYPEAQDQNLQVTSVSWNATGSVIACSYGRLDDGDWSTEKSYVCTWNLDRRGLNPQHPDLVVDVPSSVMCLAFHPSQPSLIAGGLFSGELVVWDTSRTEDPVIWRTGMTDDTHTDPVYQVNWLPDSKHRNHTRLLSVGTDGKILVWREERDGRLALAEGFAIVAQQIPRSTRLKKVAWGEAAVGVTSLSFSPFDAGVFVVGVEGGYCLRCSSAAQSPALPRPGGSVPLRAPAELAFSPHAGPVYSVSCSPFHRNLFLSCGTDGQVHLHSMLQTQPLFALQLSKKYLFCVCWSPVRPLVFAAASGEGEVHLFDLARSTQKPTVSLKQSVGDCPVYCLEFNTKHTRLLAAGDAAGTVKVWQLSSNFTEQGPREMSHLEQLASEIMD, from the exons AAAACTTGCCAGACTGGGAAAATTTCAACAGCAGAAGCTACAACACAGTCTCATACAGCCCGAGATGCTGCAGTGCAGACAGAACAGAGCAAAGATGCTGTCCAAGACTTCCAGCAAGAAGTCCAAGTAGATTACATTGGGCTTCTGTCATTCCTTCAGAGAGTGGAGGATGCTGTTATCAAAGAACtaaataaaaactggaaaagtcATGCCTTTGATGGCTTTGAAGTGAACTGGACAGATCAGGATGAAACA GTGTTGTGTTTGCATACATTGTCATACCCAGAGGCTCAGGATCAAAACCTGCAGGTCACCAGTGTTTCATGGAATGCCACAGGATCTGTCATTGCATGTTCCTATGGCCG gttgGACGATGGGGACTGGAGCACAGAAAAATCCTATGTTTGTACCTGGAATCTGGACAGAAGAGGGTTGAATCCACAGCACCCTGACCTGGTGGTGGATGTTCCCAGTTCTGTCATGTGCCTGGCTTTCCATCCCTCCCAGCCATCACTGATAGCTG GTGGCCTGTTCAGTGGGGAGTTGGTGGTGTGGGACACCAGCAGGACAGAAGACCCTGTGATCTGGAGGACAGGGATGACAGATGACACCCACACTGACCCCGTCTATCAG GTTAACTGGTTACCTGACTCCAAGCACAGAAACCACACGCGGCTGTTGAGTGTGGGCACAGATGGGAAGATCCTCGTGTGGAGGGAGGAGCGGGATGGGCGGCTGGCCTTGGCTGAAGGATTTGCCATCGTGGCTCAGCAGATCCCTCGCAGCACTCGGCTGAAGAAG GTGGCCTGGGGAGAGGCAGCCGTGGGAGTGACCTCGCTCTCCTTCTCACCCTTCGATGCCGGTGTGTTCGTTGTGGGTGTGGAAGGCGGGTACTGCCTGCGGTGCTCCAGCGCGGCCCAGAGCCCGGCTCTGCCACGGCCGGGCGGCTCCGTTCCCCTCAGGGCGCCGGCAGAACTCGCCTTCTCCCCTCACGCTGGGCCCGTGTACTCCGTGAGCTGCTCACCCTTCCACAG gaACCTCTTTCTGAGCTGTGGAACCGACGGACAAGTTCACTTGCACTCCATGTTGCAGACACAGCCCCTCTTTGCTCTACAGTTATCAAAGAAGTACCTGTTCTGTGTATGCTGGTCTCCAGTTCGACCACTGGTTTTTGCAGCTGCGTCTGGGGAAG GAGAGGTGCACCTGTTTGACCTGGCGAGGAGCACGCAGAAGCCCACAGTGTCCCTGAAGCAGTCTGTGGGTGACTGCCCTGTGTATTGTTTGGAATTCAACACCAAGCACACGcggctcctggcagcaggggatgctgctgggacagTCAAAGTCTGGCAGCTGAGCTCCAACTTCACTGAGCAGGGACCAAGGGAAATGagtcacctggagcagctggcaaGTGAGATCATGGACTGA